A genomic window from Silene latifolia isolate original U9 population chromosome 11, ASM4854445v1, whole genome shotgun sequence includes:
- the LOC141614594 gene encoding F-box protein SKIP23-like: MANDDWSTLPLDLLGDIAMKMDTIDDYIYFSAVCRSWNRASSLIKEQWKPIRMPWLLLAENTSNNPHCVRKIFNPSNNKCYKLNLPETLGARCWGSDYGWLAMVDRKLNVRLFNPITKAEIHFPSAGTIPGLPPFNKKKDGNKEGYINWVLRAFFLRLIVLKLSETEFVIVVIHGNFDQLVFAKQGDQSWTSIFVKQEICVRMFDVVAMDGYIFALYNDASLVYWNIEDFRGHELVKPIDYSIRNFEMFKDFRSGIGAVYLVQSGSDLLMVFRFREEVSDSDGNYHPDVYETFGFSVYRLDPKDRKWEEVKDHATLFVGGNSTMSVSAKCLQPSCIYFTDDEMDLSSLVKEFGGHDMGVYDMKSEKKRRFYEGDDIRSAYCPPTWFIPQL, translated from the coding sequence ATGGCTAATGATGATTGGTCAACATTGCCTCTCGATCTTCTTGGTGATATTGCAATGAAGATGGATACCATAGATGATTATATTTATTTTTCAGCGGTATGTCGCTCTTGGAATCGTGCTTCATCCTTAATAAAGGAGCAGTGGAAGCCCATACGAATGCCATGGCTTTTACTAGCTGAAAACACTAGCAATAATCCACATTGTGTTCGGAAGATCTTTAATCCTAGTAATAATAAGTGTTACAAATTGAATCTCCCCGAGACTCTTGGAGCAAGGTGTTGGGGTTCAGACTATGGTTGGCTTGCGATGGTCGACCGTAAACTCAATGTACGCTTGTTCAATCCAATCACTAAGGCTGAAATTCATTTCCCATCTGCAGGAACCATCCCAGGTCTACCcccatttaataaaaaaaaagatgGGAATAAAGAAGGTTATATTAATTGGGTTTTGAGGGCTTTTTTTCTCAGGCTTATTGTGCTCAAATTGTCTGAAACTGAGTTTGTTATTGTTGTAATTCATGGTAATTTCGACCAACTAGTTTTTGCTAAACAAGGGGATCAATCGTGGACATCAATATTCGTCAAGCAAGAGATTTGTGTTAGAATGTTTGACGTCGTAGCAATGGATGGTTATATATTTGCTTTGTACAATGATGCATCACTTGTGTATTGGAATATCGAGGACTTCCGGGGTCATGAGCTTGTAAAGCCAATCGATTATTCTATACGTAACTTTGAAATGTTCAAGGACTTCAGAAGCGGGATAGGAGCGGTATATTTGGTACAATCAGGTTCTGATCTCCTTATGGTGTTCCGATTCAGGGAAGAAGTGTCGGATTCAGATGGGAATTATCATCCTGACGTTTATGAAACATTTGGTTTTTCGGTCTATAGACTGGATCCCAAAGACAGAAAATGGGAGGAAGTTAAAGATCATGCGACATTGTTTGTAGGTGGTAATTCTACAATGTCTGTTTCGGCCAAATGTTTGCAACCTAGCTGTATATATTTCACCGATGATGAAATGGATCTTTCTAGTTTGGTGAAAGAGTTTGGTGGACATGATATGGGTGTTTATGATATGAAAAGTGAGAAAAAAAGACGATTTTATGAAGGAGATGATATCCGCTCGGCATATTGTCCACCAACCTGGTTTATTCCTCAACTTTAA
- the LOC141615283 gene encoding putative F-box protein At2g33190 — protein MAANDWSTLPLDLLGAIAMKLETLDDFIYFSAVCHSWNRVSSLIKHQWRPTVPWLLLAENTSNNPHCVRKIFNPSNNKCYKLNLPEIFGAKCWGSDYGWIAMVDRKLDVRLFNPITKAEIRFPSAETIPNRRPYDEEVDEDEEDYISWFLELYMKKLIVLKVSQNEFVILVIYHSFGHLAFAKPGDKSWTSVFVKKGHGCRMFDVMAMNGYVFALYSNASLVYWNIEDFQGYELVKPMDYLSSELQMSRKYHLLPFIHGISKLYLVESDCDLLLVLRFKESMSDDHPDIYETVGFSVYRLDPKDRRWEEIKDHATLFVGVHSAMSVSAKSLQPNCIYFTDDEFEQCKSRTELGQPDMGVYDIKCEEKWRFYEGDDIRSAYCTPTWFIPQLQIIGSDRQSNFRP, from the coding sequence ATGGCTGCTAATGATTGGTCGACATTGCCTCTTGATCTTCTTGGTGCCATTGCGATGAAGTTGGAAACTTTAGatgattttatttatttttcagcgGTATGTCACTCTTGGAATCGTGTTTCATCCTTAATAAAGCACCAGTGGAGGCCGACAGTGCCATGGCTTTTACTAGCTGAAAACACTAGCAATAATCCACATTGTGTACGGAAGATTTTTAATCCTAGTAATAATAAGTGTTACAAATTGAATCTCCCTGAGATTTTTGGAGCAAAGTGTTGGGGTTCAGACTATGGTTGGATTGCAATGGTTGACCGTAAGCTTGATGTACGCTTGTTCAATCCAATCACTAAGGCTGAAATTCGCTTCCCATCTGCGGAAACCATCCCAAATCGACGCCCATATGATGAAGAGGTCGATGAGGATGAAGAAGATTATATTAGTTGGTTTTTGGAGTTGTATATGAAGAAGCTCATTGTGCTCAAAGTGTCTCAAAATGAGTTTGTTATTCTAGTAATTTATCATTCCTTCGGTCACCTAGCTTTTGCTAAACCGGGGGATAAATCGTGGACATCAGTATTCGTCAAGAAAGGTCATGGTTGTAGGATGTTTGATGTCATGGCTATGAACGGTTATGTATTTGCTTTGTATAGTAATGCATCGCTTGTATATTGGAATATCGAGGACTTCCAGGGTTATGAGCTTGTAAAGCCAATGGATTATTTGTCAAGTGAATTGCAAATGTCAAGAAAATATCATTTGCTTCCGTTCATACATGGGATATCTAAACTATATTTGGTGGAATCGGATTGTGATCTCCTCCTGGTGTTACGATTCAAGGAATCCATGTCAGATGACCATCCTGACATTTATGAAACAGTTGGTTTTTCGGTCTATAGACTGGATCCTAAAGACAGAAGATGGGAAGAAATTAAAGATCATGCGACATTGTTTGTAGGTGTTCATTCTGCCATGTCCGTTTCGGCCAAAAGTTTGCAACCCAACTGTATATATTTCACCGATGATGAATTTGAGCAGTGTAAATCGAGGACCGAGCTTGGTCAACCTGATATGGGTGTTTATGACATAAAATGTGAGGAAAAATGGCGATTTTATGAAGGAGATGACATCCGCTCCGCATATTGTACACCAACTTGGTTTATTCCTCAACTTCAAATTATTGGAAGTGACAGACAGTCAAATTTTAGGCCATGA
- the LOC141612250 gene encoding uncharacterized protein LOC141612250: MGSEKKFRCCCGLKFVNHDGAISHAESRHRDSDFYICDTRKCLAVVTVKVKGVKHRHDFGQAVAESSCTGGSVVVAECSGSGDMAECSRSGEITESSADVAECSGPNKRGKSGKK; the protein is encoded by the exons ATGGGTTCGGAGAAAAAGTTTAGATGCTGCTGTGGTTTGAAGTTTGTCAATCATGACGGGGCCATTTCTCATGCTGAG TCTCGCCACCGCGATTCCGATTTCTACATATGTGATACGCGTAAATGTCTGGCTGTTGTGACCGTCAAAGTCAAGGGAGTGAAGCACCGTCATGATTTTGGCCAAGCGGTTGCTGAATCATCTTGTACTGGTGGTTCTGTTGTCGTGGCTGAGTGTTCTGGTTCTGGTGACATGGCTGAGTGTTCTCGTTCGGGTGAAATTACAGAGTCATCTGCTGATGTTGCTGAATGTTCTGGTCCCAACAAAAGGGGCAAATCGGGGAAGAAGTAA